A genomic segment from Desulfurispirillum indicum S5 encodes:
- a CDS encoding GGDEF domain-containing response regulator: MDDFQYMSRISILYVEDEDEIRHTLTRFLQKRAREVHVASNGQEGLELFRKHRPHVVVTDIQMPVMDGLELARHIKAIDITTPIIITTAYDDSSFMMESIDLGIEKYIKKPLRTQMLFTAIDRAAQTLLQKRELEQQNRIIQAILDNSPGFIATFVNNQITYMNKSFLQYLGYTCLPDLMAEHSQLSDFFVEKDGVFYAQEGRETWLQQVQQNPDQEHIVFVKSPEQLKLDAQAYIVRANLISASANPDVAHQICVVTFANVTELEMEKQRFQELAMRDPLTDILNRKFFVQELEREIARSVRYNHTFSLVMFDIDRFKPVNDTYGHQVGDYVLKEVVTLVSFHMRRTDVFGRYGGEEFIILLPETGLEGACALAEKIRETIDSHIFDFIEHLTCSFGVAEFNNELTSFELIKRTDDALYKAKNNGRNRIEHS; the protein is encoded by the coding sequence TTGGACGATTTCCAGTACATGAGCCGTATCTCAATTCTCTATGTGGAAGACGAAGACGAAATACGCCATACCCTGACCCGCTTTCTGCAGAAGCGGGCCAGAGAGGTTCATGTGGCATCCAATGGGCAGGAAGGGCTTGAGCTGTTCCGCAAACACCGCCCCCATGTCGTGGTGACCGACATTCAGATGCCGGTCATGGATGGTCTGGAACTGGCCAGGCACATCAAGGCCATCGACATCACCACCCCCATCATCATCACCACGGCCTACGATGATTCCAGTTTCATGATGGAGTCCATCGATCTGGGCATTGAAAAGTACATCAAAAAGCCCCTGCGCACCCAGATGCTCTTCACTGCCATCGACCGCGCTGCCCAGACCCTGCTGCAAAAACGCGAGCTGGAGCAGCAGAACCGCATTATCCAGGCCATTCTGGACAACAGCCCCGGTTTCATTGCCACCTTTGTGAATAACCAGATCACCTACATGAATAAATCGTTCCTGCAGTATCTGGGCTACACCTGCCTGCCTGACCTGATGGCGGAGCACAGCCAGCTCAGTGACTTCTTTGTGGAAAAAGATGGCGTCTTCTACGCCCAGGAAGGCCGTGAAACCTGGCTGCAACAGGTTCAGCAGAACCCGGATCAGGAGCACATTGTCTTTGTCAAAAGCCCTGAACAGCTGAAACTTGACGCCCAGGCCTACATCGTGAGGGCGAATCTCATTTCCGCTTCCGCCAACCCTGATGTAGCCCACCAGATCTGTGTAGTGACCTTTGCCAATGTAACTGAGCTGGAAATGGAGAAGCAGCGCTTCCAGGAACTGGCCATGCGCGACCCCCTCACCGATATCCTCAACCGCAAGTTCTTTGTCCAGGAGCTGGAGCGTGAAATCGCCCGTTCGGTGCGCTACAACCACACCTTCTCCCTGGTCATGTTCGACATCGACCGATTCAAGCCGGTGAACGATACCTATGGCCACCAGGTGGGTGACTATGTGCTCAAGGAAGTCGTCACCCTGGTGAGTTTCCACATGCGCCGCACCGATGTCTTTGGCCGCTACGGTGGCGAGGAGTTCATCATTCTCCTGCCGGAGACCGGCCTTGAAGGGGCCTGCGCTCTGGCAGAGAAGATTCGCGAGACCATCGACAGCCACATCTTCGACTTCATTGAACACCTGACCTGCAGCTTCGGCGTTGCGGAGTTCAACAACGAGCTGACCTCCTTCGAGCTGATCAAGCGCACCGACGATGCCCTCTACAAAGCCAAGAACAACGGCCGCAACCGCATTGAGCACTCCTGA
- a CDS encoding PHP domain-containing protein: MPIDLHAHSTASDGSDSPAMLASRAAEAHLSALALTDHDTVAGVEPFMQACALCGVEGIAGVEISALHILRGTIPLGVHILGYFFDGVSDGFEEALSCMMEAREERNLAMIAKLQRLGITIELEDVSALAQGDVVGRVHMAQALMAAGHCRSINEAFSRYLGPGGKAYVPKERLNPQQAIDLIRSHQGYAVLAHPGTLPLRGHSEYYPFIENLVSKGLGGVEAHYPFHSPSQRTLFCRIARSLQVVVTGGSDYHGQNRPGIELGRGDGSLQLEYAMLEQMRQWYREH; the protein is encoded by the coding sequence ATGCCCATCGATCTGCACGCACACTCCACGGCTTCCGACGGCTCCGATTCGCCAGCCATGCTGGCCAGCCGCGCTGCCGAGGCCCATCTGTCGGCCCTGGCCCTCACCGACCACGACACGGTGGCGGGGGTTGAGCCCTTCATGCAGGCGTGCGCGCTCTGTGGCGTTGAGGGGATCGCCGGAGTGGAAATTTCGGCACTGCACATTCTGCGCGGCACCATACCGCTGGGCGTGCATATCCTCGGCTACTTCTTCGATGGCGTTTCCGATGGCTTTGAAGAGGCGCTGAGCTGCATGATGGAGGCCCGGGAGGAACGCAACCTGGCCATGATCGCCAAACTGCAGCGTCTGGGCATTACCATTGAGCTTGAGGACGTCAGCGCCCTGGCACAGGGCGATGTGGTGGGCAGGGTCCACATGGCCCAGGCCCTGATGGCTGCCGGTCATTGCCGATCCATCAACGAAGCCTTCAGCCGCTATCTGGGTCCGGGTGGCAAGGCCTATGTGCCCAAGGAGCGTCTCAATCCCCAGCAGGCCATCGACCTGATCCGCAGCCACCAGGGGTATGCCGTGCTGGCCCATCCGGGTACTCTGCCGCTGCGGGGACACAGCGAATATTATCCCTTCATTGAAAATCTTGTGAGCAAGGGGCTCGGCGGCGTTGAAGCCCACTATCCGTTCCATAGCCCATCCCAGCGCACCCTGTTTTGTCGGATCGCCAGAAGTCTTCAGGTTGTCGTCACCGGCGGCTCCGACTATCACGGACAAAACCGGCCAGGCATAGAGCTTGGTCGTGGCGACGGCAGTCTGCAGCTTGAGTACGCAATGCTGGAACAGATGCGTCAGTGGTACCGTGAACATTAA
- a CDS encoding branched-chain amino acid aminotransferase, which translates to MCAFPQTKASLDWSNLSFSYMDTGSRYRACYRNGSWDAHMSADKNITLPEGSQALNYGQQCFEGLKAYTTASGDVVLFRPDMNLARINRSARRLLMQEIPADIFMEGLERVVRENYAFVPPYGHGASLYLRPLYLGIGDNLGLKSASEFLFTVYCSPVGPYYKDGFKPIHLMVSDYDRAAPHGTGNVKVGGNYAAGLLASQEARQKGFAEAIFLDATTRTYIDEVGTSNFFGITADNTLITPVSSSILESITRLSLVEVAQSMGMKVEQRPVALSELENFVEAGCCGTAAVITPISHVTSGERTYQFGDGVSAGQMTTRLYERLLDIQLGKDEEFSHWLHKVI; encoded by the coding sequence ATGTGTGCGTTTCCCCAGACCAAGGCATCACTCGACTGGAGCAATCTCTCGTTCAGTTACATGGACACCGGCAGCCGCTACCGTGCCTGTTACCGCAATGGTTCCTGGGATGCCCATATGTCAGCGGACAAGAACATCACCCTGCCGGAGGGCTCACAGGCCCTCAACTACGGGCAACAGTGTTTTGAAGGGCTGAAGGCCTACACCACCGCCAGCGGTGACGTGGTGCTCTTCCGCCCGGACATGAACCTAGCCCGCATCAACCGCTCTGCCCGCCGCCTGCTGATGCAGGAGATTCCGGCTGATATTTTCATGGAGGGACTGGAGCGTGTTGTCCGTGAAAATTACGCCTTTGTGCCCCCCTATGGCCATGGAGCTTCACTGTATCTGCGCCCACTCTATCTGGGCATCGGCGACAACCTGGGGCTGAAATCGGCTTCGGAGTTTCTCTTCACGGTTTACTGCAGCCCCGTTGGCCCCTACTATAAAGATGGCTTCAAGCCCATTCACCTGATGGTTTCCGACTATGACCGCGCGGCTCCCCACGGAACCGGCAACGTCAAGGTGGGCGGTAACTATGCTGCAGGCCTGCTGGCCAGTCAGGAAGCCCGCCAGAAGGGTTTTGCCGAAGCCATATTCCTGGACGCCACCACCCGCACCTATATTGACGAAGTGGGAACTTCAAATTTCTTCGGCATTACCGCTGACAATACCCTGATCACACCGGTGTCCTCATCGATTCTGGAGAGCATCACCCGCCTCTCGCTGGTTGAGGTGGCCCAGAGTATGGGAATGAAGGTGGAACAGCGGCCAGTGGCCCTCAGCGAGCTGGAAAACTTCGTGGAGGCCGGCTGCTGCGGCACTGCTGCCGTCATCACTCCCATCAGCCACGTGACCAGTGGCGAGCGCACGTACCAGTTTGGTGATGGAGTTTCCGCCGGTCAGATGACGACCCGCCTCTATGAACGTCTGCTTGACATCCAGCTGGGCAAAGACGAAGAATTCTCCCACTGGCTGCACAAGGTCATATAA